Part of the Labilibaculum antarcticum genome, TATAGAAACATAGGGTACAAAGCATATATCACAGCATAAACCAATAGTATTTTAACAGGTAGATTGATTAATTCAACTTTTACCGTTTTGATATAATTGGCATCGAATGTACCCCAGGCATAAGCAAAGAAAAGGACAAAGATGATCCAGTAAGTAAGATGCTGAACAAGTCTGTTGTTTACGATTTTGGACAGCCAACTATTTTCCGGGGCAATGATTTTCATATCCTAAAGATAAATATTCCTAAACTACATATGTAAGGCATTTTCAGGCATTTTGCAAATATGTAGTAAGTAGATAAGTAGTTTTGGATATAAAACAAGTTCGTTACTACCAACTACTATTTGTAAGGGATGTTTGTGTACAAGTAAGCTTTTCGGTAATCTGTACAAATAGTAATGCTGTTTGTGATATTTATTTGCATATTTCTCAGTGGATTAGTTACTTGAGTTTAAATCAAATTTAAGGAAATGAAAAATATAATTTTGCTAGCCTTTATCTTGTGTGGCCTCATAGCCAATTCGCAAAACAAATCAGGAGAACTCACTGTTATTCATAAATATCTTGAATTTCAATCGCAAAATATTAGCGAAAGAACAGTTGAGGTATTGTTGCCTCCAAATTACGATGAGAATGAAAAGTACCCTGTTTTGTATATGAACGACGGACAAATGCTTTTCGATGCAAATACAACCTGGAATCATCAGGAATGGGGTGTTGATGAGGTGGTGGGAGATTTGATTCAAAACGAAAAAATTAGACCGGTAATAGTTGTTGGTGTATGGTTTGACAATAGATCCGCCGAATACATGCCGGCAAAACCAAAGGAGAAATTGAAGCTGGCTACTCTTCCCGATTATTTTAAAGGGGAAATTGTTTCAGATCAATACCTAAAATTTTTGGTTGAAGAATTGAAACCTTTTGTTGATCAAAAATACAATACTCTGACTGGTCCAGAGGATACTTTTATTTTGGGATCGAGCATGGGAGGATTAATCAGTTGTTATGCAATTTCTGAATATCCATCTGTGTTTGGAGGGGCTGTGTGCATGTCTACTCACTGGCCCGCACTGGATGGTGTATTTTTGGATTACGTGGAGGTAAATTTACCTGATCCTGAATCACACAAAATCTATTTCGATCATGGGACAGCAACTTTAGA contains:
- a CDS encoding alpha/beta hydrolase, encoding MKNIILLAFILCGLIANSQNKSGELTVIHKYLEFQSQNISERTVEVLLPPNYDENEKYPVLYMNDGQMLFDANTTWNHQEWGVDEVVGDLIQNEKIRPVIVVGVWFDNRSAEYMPAKPKEKLKLATLPDYFKGEIVSDQYLKFLVEELKPFVDQKYNTLTGPEDTFILGSSMGGLISCYAISEYPSVFGGAVCMSTHWPALDGVFLDYVEVNLPDPESHKIYFDHGTATLDSLYQPYQEKVDVMMKKRGYKQDQNWMTRKFEGAEHNENAWRDRLHIPLEFMLGKKK